The Streptomyces sp. Je 1-332 genome has a window encoding:
- a CDS encoding cysteine desulfurase yields MTLAHQGLSGLLDTEAIRKDFPILDRTIHDGKKLVYLDNAATSQTPRQVLDVLNEYYEKHNANVHRGVHVLAEEATALYEGARDKVAAFINAPSRDEVIFTKNASESLNLVANMLGWADEPYRVDHETEIVITEMEHHSNIVPWQLLSQRTGAKLKWFGLTDDGRLDLSNIDEVITEKTKIVSFVLVSNILGTHNPVEAIVRRAQEVGALVLIDASQAAPHMPLDVQALQADFVAFTGHKMCGPTGIGVLWGRQELLEDLPPFLGGGEMIETVSMSSSTYAPAPHKFEAGTPPISQAVGLGAAVDYLSSIGMDKIAAHEHAITEYAVKRLLEVPDLRIIGPTTAEERGAAISFALGDIHPHDVGQVLDEEGIAVRVGHHCARPVCLRYGIPATTRASFYLYSTPGEIDALVDGLEHVRNFFG; encoded by the coding sequence GTGACGTTGGCCCACCAGGGGCTCTCCGGCCTCCTCGACACCGAGGCGATCCGCAAGGACTTCCCGATCCTGGATCGCACGATCCACGACGGCAAGAAGCTCGTCTACCTGGACAACGCGGCGACGTCCCAGACGCCGCGCCAGGTGCTCGACGTACTCAACGAGTACTACGAGAAGCACAACGCCAACGTCCACCGTGGTGTGCACGTCCTCGCGGAGGAGGCCACGGCGCTCTACGAGGGCGCCCGTGACAAGGTCGCTGCGTTCATCAACGCGCCGAGCCGCGACGAGGTGATCTTCACCAAGAACGCCTCGGAGTCGCTCAACCTCGTGGCCAACATGCTCGGTTGGGCCGACGAGCCCTACCGCGTGGACCACGAGACCGAGATCGTCATCACGGAGATGGAGCACCACTCCAACATCGTGCCGTGGCAGCTGCTCTCGCAGCGCACGGGCGCGAAGCTGAAGTGGTTCGGTCTCACGGACGACGGCCGGCTCGACCTGTCCAACATCGACGAGGTCATCACGGAGAAGACGAAGATCGTCTCCTTCGTGCTCGTGTCGAACATCCTGGGCACGCACAACCCCGTCGAGGCGATCGTCCGCCGCGCGCAGGAGGTCGGCGCCCTGGTGCTGATCGACGCCTCGCAGGCCGCCCCGCACATGCCGCTGGACGTGCAGGCGCTGCAGGCCGACTTCGTGGCCTTCACCGGTCACAAGATGTGCGGCCCGACGGGCATCGGCGTCCTGTGGGGACGGCAGGAGCTCCTGGAGGACCTGCCGCCGTTCCTCGGTGGCGGCGAGATGATCGAGACCGTGTCGATGAGCTCGTCGACGTACGCTCCCGCGCCGCACAAGTTCGAGGCGGGCACGCCCCCGATCTCCCAGGCCGTCGGCCTGGGCGCGGCCGTGGACTACCTCTCCTCGATCGGCATGGACAAGATCGCCGCTCACGAGCACGCGATCACCGAGTACGCGGTCAAGCGCCTCCTGGAGGTCCCCGACCTCCGGATCATCGGCCCGACGACGGCCGAGGAGCGCGGCGCCGCGATCTCCTTCGCGCTCGGCGACATCCACCCGCACGACGTGGGCCAGGTCCTCGACGAGGAAGGCATCGCGGTCCGCGTGGGTCACCACTGCGCCCGCCCCGTCTGCCTCCGCTACGGAATTCCTGCGACCACGCGAGCGTCGTTCTATCTGTACTCCACGCCCGGCGAGATCGACGCTCTCGTCGACGGCCTGGAGCACGTACGGAACTTCTTCGGCTGA
- a CDS encoding multidrug efflux SMR transporter, translating to MGYGLLAAAIAAEVAGTTAMKYSEGFSKLWPSLITVAGYVIAFTLLAQTLKTLSVGTAYAIWAGIGTAAVAAIGMIFMGESASLVKISGIALVIVGVVVLNLGGAH from the coding sequence ATGGGATACGGACTGCTGGCCGCGGCTATCGCGGCGGAGGTGGCCGGGACGACGGCCATGAAGTACAGCGAAGGGTTCAGCAAGCTCTGGCCATCGCTGATCACCGTCGCCGGATACGTGATCGCCTTCACGCTGCTCGCGCAGACGCTGAAGACGCTGTCCGTCGGCACCGCCTACGCGATCTGGGCGGGGATCGGGACCGCCGCGGTCGCCGCCATCGGGATGATCTTCATGGGCGAGTCCGCCAGCCTCGTCAAGATCTCGGGGATCGCCCTCGTGATCGTGGGTGTCGTCGTGCTCAACCTCGGCGGGGCGCATTGA
- a CDS encoding glucose 1-dehydrogenase — protein MNKNETRAGTANDSRAGTAQEARVALVTGSSSGIGAEVARRLAAAGIRVVLNSARSVEAGEKLAAELPDARYVRANVADEDDAKRLVRSAVDAYGRLDILVNCAGATRFIPHDDLETANPQVWRDLYDINVIGVWQTITAAVPHLRASGTGSVVTISSQAGVRPGGSSIPYSVSKAAVNHMTKLLAKTLGPDIRVNAVAPGMIDTPWFDGVEGIESAMEETAARLPLRRVGRPQDIADAVFDLVNASYITGEILLVDGGGHLL, from the coding sequence ATGAACAAGAACGAAACCCGAGCCGGGACAGCGAACGACAGCCGGGCGGGGACGGCACAAGAGGCGCGCGTGGCCCTGGTGACGGGCTCGTCGTCGGGCATCGGCGCCGAGGTGGCCAGACGTCTCGCAGCGGCGGGGATCCGCGTGGTGCTCAACTCCGCCCGCTCGGTCGAGGCAGGCGAGAAACTGGCCGCCGAACTCCCCGACGCCCGTTACGTCCGGGCGAACGTCGCCGATGAGGACGACGCCAAGCGCCTGGTCCGGTCCGCCGTCGACGCCTACGGACGACTGGACATCCTGGTCAACTGCGCGGGAGCCACCCGCTTCATCCCTCACGACGACCTCGAGACCGCGAACCCCCAGGTCTGGCGCGATCTGTACGACATCAACGTCATCGGCGTCTGGCAGACGATCACGGCGGCCGTCCCCCACCTCAGGGCGAGCGGAACGGGCAGCGTCGTCACCATCTCCTCTCAGGCGGGCGTGCGCCCCGGCGGCAGCTCGATCCCGTACTCGGTCAGCAAGGCCGCCGTGAACCACATGACGAAACTGCTCGCCAAGACGCTCGGCCCGGACATACGGGTCAACGCGGTCGCGCCCGGCATGATCGACACCCCCTGGTTCGACGGAGTGGAGGGCATCGAGTCCGCGATGGAGGAGACCGCGGCGCGGCTTCCGCTGCGCCGCGTGGGCCGGCCGCAGGACATCGCGGACGCCGTCTTCGACCTGGTGAACGCCTCGTACATCACCGGCGAGATCCTTCTGGTGGACGGCGGCGGCCACCTCCTGTGA
- a CDS encoding antibiotic biosynthesis monooxygenase → MKAHVDATSLPDPARAHGGLVFLSTWSTGTPERQRAAVEAIAAAWGSRPWPHEGLLSYTVYAGADGSTLAHRSHWRDEAAYQEFFAHSRDERNAEIDEAVPGIERLGLRKTRLRDGVARAAGDDRVAGAIVITEGEDADPQTAPGLISRHFHVTTDGERVISYAEWESGEGLPVAGTYRLACAIVPR, encoded by the coding sequence ATGAAGGCACATGTCGACGCCACCTCCCTCCCCGACCCGGCCCGCGCGCACGGCGGGCTCGTGTTTCTCAGTACCTGGAGCACGGGCACGCCGGAGCGGCAGCGGGCGGCGGTCGAGGCGATCGCCGCAGCCTGGGGGAGTCGTCCGTGGCCGCACGAGGGGCTCCTGTCGTACACCGTGTACGCCGGCGCGGACGGCTCGACGCTGGCGCACCGCTCGCACTGGCGGGACGAAGCGGCGTACCAGGAATTCTTCGCCCACAGCAGGGACGAGCGGAACGCCGAGATCGACGAGGCCGTGCCGGGCATCGAACGGCTGGGGCTGCGCAAGACGCGGCTGCGGGACGGGGTGGCGCGGGCGGCCGGGGACGACCGGGTGGCAGGGGCGATCGTGATCACCGAGGGGGAGGACGCGGATCCGCAGACGGCGCCCGGCCTGATCTCCCGCCACTTCCACGTGACGACGGACGGCGAGCGGGTGATCAGCTACGCCGAGTGGGAGAGCGGGGAAGGGCTGCCGGTGGCCGGCACGTACCGCCTGGCTTGCGCGATCGTGCCGCGCTGA
- the sufC gene encoding Fe-S cluster assembly ATPase SufC, whose amino-acid sequence MATLEIHDLHVTVEADNATKEILKGVDLTVKQGETHAIMGPNGSGKSTLAYSIAGHPKYTITQGTVTLDGEDVLEMSVDERARAGMFLAMQYPVEVPGVSVSNFLRTSATALRGEAPKLRTWVKEVKSAMEQLQMDPAFAERNVNEGFSGGEKKRHEILQMELLKPRIAILDETDSGLDVDALRQVSDGVNRVRETGEVGTLLITHYTRILRYIKPDFVHVFANGRIAESGGAELADKLEAEGYEAYTKGGVSA is encoded by the coding sequence ATGGCAACGCTTGAAATCCACGACCTGCACGTCACCGTCGAGGCCGACAACGCCACGAAGGAGATCCTCAAGGGCGTCGACCTCACCGTGAAGCAGGGCGAGACGCACGCCATCATGGGCCCGAACGGCTCCGGCAAGTCGACGCTCGCCTACTCCATCGCGGGTCACCCCAAGTACACGATCACGCAGGGCACCGTGACCCTCGACGGCGAGGACGTCCTGGAGATGTCCGTCGACGAGCGTGCCCGCGCCGGCATGTTCCTGGCCATGCAGTACCCGGTCGAGGTCCCCGGCGTCTCGGTCTCCAACTTCCTGCGTACGTCGGCGACGGCGCTCCGCGGCGAGGCCCCCAAGCTGCGCACCTGGGTGAAGGAGGTCAAGTCCGCGATGGAGCAGCTCCAGATGGACCCGGCCTTCGCCGAGCGCAACGTGAACGAGGGCTTCTCCGGCGGTGAGAAGAAGCGCCACGAGATCCTCCAGATGGAGCTCCTCAAGCCGAGGATCGCGATCCTCGACGAGACCGACTCCGGCCTGGACGTCGACGCCCTGCGCCAGGTCTCGGACGGCGTCAACCGCGTCCGCGAGACCGGTGAGGTCGGCACCCTGCTGATCACGCACTACACGCGCATCCTGCGCTACATCAAGCCCGACTTCGTGCACGTCTTCGCGAACGGCCGCATCGCCGAGTCCGGCGGCGCCGAGCTCGCCGACAAGCTCGAGGCCGAGGGCTACGAGGCTTACACGAAGGGTGGCGTATCAGCGTGA
- the dapA gene encoding 4-hydroxy-tetrahydrodipicolinate synthase, with translation MTSPSSTPPPLGRALCAMVTPFTDDGLLDLDGAQLFADRLVADGCDGLVLSGTTGESPTTSDSEKAALVRAVAEAVGDRASIVAGVGSYATRHTVEMALAAEKAGADALLVVTPYYSKPPQDAVEAHFLEVADASGLPLALYDIPGRTGTRIEPETMLRLAEHPRIVAVKDCAYDLMGTQKVLSRTDLAYYTGCDEFILALYAVGGAGYISTVANVVPRQLRSIIDAFDAGDTAQARQLQQQAMELIELMMGSGLPGTVTSKALLGALGLPGGPVRAPLRPAGREATDELTAAYEALRQAPGSSLSPRPGSLLPSSR, from the coding sequence ATGACCTCACCCTCATCAACGCCTCCTCCCCTCGGCCGCGCCCTCTGCGCGATGGTCACGCCCTTCACCGACGACGGCCTGCTCGACCTCGACGGTGCCCAGCTGTTCGCCGACCGGCTCGTGGCCGACGGCTGCGACGGGCTCGTGCTCTCCGGCACCACCGGCGAGTCCCCCACCACCTCCGACAGCGAGAAGGCCGCGCTCGTGCGCGCCGTCGCGGAGGCGGTGGGCGACCGGGCCTCGATCGTCGCGGGCGTCGGCAGCTACGCCACCCGGCACACCGTCGAGATGGCGCTCGCGGCCGAAAAGGCGGGCGCGGACGCCCTGTTGGTGGTCACGCCCTACTACAGCAAGCCGCCGCAGGACGCCGTCGAGGCGCACTTCCTCGAGGTCGCCGACGCCTCGGGGCTGCCGCTCGCGCTCTACGACATCCCGGGGCGCACCGGAACCCGCATCGAGCCGGAGACGATGCTGCGGCTCGCGGAGCATCCGCGGATCGTCGCCGTGAAGGACTGCGCATACGACCTGATGGGCACCCAGAAGGTGCTGTCCCGTACCGACTTGGCGTACTACACCGGCTGCGACGAGTTCATCCTGGCGCTGTACGCGGTGGGCGGCGCGGGCTACATCAGCACGGTGGCGAATGTCGTGCCGCGCCAACTGCGTTCGATCATCGACGCGTTCGACGCGGGCGACACGGCTCAGGCCCGCCAGCTCCAGCAACAAGCCATGGAACTCATCGAGTTGATGATGGGCTCCGGCCTCCCGGGCACGGTCACCTCCAAGGCGCTGCTCGGGGCGCTCGGCCTGCCCGGCGGCCCGGTCCGCGCACCGCTGCGGCCCGCCGGCCGCGAAGCGACCGACGAGCTGACCGCGGCCTACGAGGCGCTCCGACAGGCGCCGGGCAGCAGCCTCAGCCCGCGGCCGGGAAGCCTCCTGCCTTCGTCCAGGTGA
- a CDS encoding metal-sulfur cluster assembly factor: MSENETLTKPASEEEVREALYDVVDPELGIDVVNLGLIYGIHVDDANIATIDMTLTSAACPLTDVIEDQAKSATDGIVNELRINWVWMPPWGPDKITDDGREQLRALGFNV, from the coding sequence ATGAGCGAGAACGAGACCCTGACCAAGCCGGCCTCCGAAGAAGAGGTCCGCGAGGCGCTGTACGACGTGGTCGACCCCGAGCTGGGCATCGACGTCGTCAACTTGGGCCTGATCTACGGCATCCACGTCGACGACGCGAACATCGCGACGATCGACATGACGCTCACCTCGGCGGCCTGCCCGCTGACGGACGTCATCGAGGACCAGGCCAAGTCCGCCACCGACGGCATCGTCAACGAGCTCCGGATCAACTGGGTCTGGATGCCGCCGTGGGGCCCGGACAAGATCACGGACGACGGCCGCGAGCAGCTTCGGGCGCTCGGGTTCAACGTCTGA
- the sufU gene encoding Fe-S cluster assembly sulfur transfer protein SufU, whose translation MKLDSMYQEVILDHYKHPHGRGLRDGDAEVHHVNPTCGDEITLRVKYDGSTIADVSYEGQGCSISQASASVLNDLLVGKELADAQKIQEVFLELMQSKGKLEPDDAMEEVLEDAVAFAGVSKYPARVKCALLSWMAWKDATAQALGTDDVAERKTA comes from the coding sequence GTGAAGCTGGATTCGATGTACCAGGAAGTCATCCTGGACCACTACAAGCACCCGCACGGGCGCGGTCTTCGTGATGGCGACGCCGAGGTGCACCACGTCAACCCGACGTGCGGCGACGAGATCACGCTGCGCGTCAAGTACGACGGGTCGACGATCGCCGACGTGTCGTACGAGGGCCAGGGCTGCTCCATCAGCCAGGCCAGCGCGTCCGTCCTGAACGACCTGCTGGTCGGCAAGGAGCTCGCCGACGCGCAGAAGATCCAGGAAGTGTTCCTGGAGCTGATGCAGTCCAAGGGCAAGCTGGAGCCGGACGACGCGATGGAGGAGGTCCTGGAGGACGCCGTCGCGTTCGCCGGGGTCTCGAAGTACCCGGCGCGGGTGAAGTGTGCTCTGCTGAGCTGGATGGCGTGGAAGGACGCGACGGCGCAGGCACTCGGTACCGACGACGTCGCTGAGAGGAAGACCGCATGA
- a CDS encoding endonuclease/exonuclease/phosphatase family protein, translating into MSHISRATRPAVRSAAVSTVVATALAAGLLAVSSSSASAAEVRVHDIQGTSRLSPLAGQQVTDVTGIVTGVRTYGSKGFWIQDPKADSDAATSEGVFVYTGSAALTVKAGDAVRVSGTVTEYVPGGEASGNQSLTQLTKPTVTVESSGNALPAPVTVNAKSVPSAYAPAGDPADGGSINALRLKPRSYALDLYESLEGMNVRVGTSRVVGATDPYSELWVTVKPHENPNRRGGTVYTSYDDQNTGRLQIQQLAPISERPFPKANVGDSLSGGAEGPLDFNQFGGYTLVARTLGKVTDKGLVREKTRRQAKGELAVATYNVENLDPGDPQTKFDALAGAVVSNLASPDILALEEIQDDNGAKNDGTVSAEATLKKFADAIVAAGGPRYEWRSIAPENNKDGGEPGGNIRQVFLFNPDRVSFTDRGQGDATTGTDVVRSSGGRAALTLSPGRVDPANIAWEDSRKPLAGEFAFRGRSVIVVANHFGSKGGDEGLTSRHQPPVRSSEAKRLRQAQAVNAFVRDVRKVNKSADVVVVGDVNDFEFSRTTAALEAGGALKSAVKSLPRSERYSYVYQGNSQVLDQILTSPGVGRGFAYDSVHINAEFAEQNSDHDPQVLRFRP; encoded by the coding sequence ATGTCGCACATATCCCGTGCCACCCGGCCCGCCGTGAGATCCGCCGCCGTCTCCACCGTCGTCGCGACCGCCCTCGCGGCCGGTCTGCTCGCCGTGAGCTCGTCGTCCGCGTCCGCCGCGGAGGTGCGCGTGCACGACATCCAGGGCACCTCCCGCCTCTCGCCCCTCGCGGGACAGCAGGTCACGGACGTGACGGGCATCGTGACCGGCGTCCGTACGTACGGCTCGAAGGGCTTCTGGATCCAGGACCCGAAGGCCGACTCCGACGCCGCGACCAGCGAGGGCGTCTTCGTCTACACCGGGTCCGCGGCCCTGACCGTGAAGGCCGGTGACGCGGTCCGCGTCTCCGGGACCGTCACCGAGTACGTGCCCGGCGGCGAGGCGTCCGGCAACCAGTCCCTGACCCAGCTCACCAAGCCGACGGTCACGGTCGAGTCGTCCGGCAACGCGCTGCCCGCGCCCGTCACGGTGAACGCCAAGTCGGTGCCTTCCGCGTACGCGCCCGCCGGTGACCCCGCGGACGGCGGCAGCATCAACGCCCTGCGTCTGAAGCCCCGTTCGTACGCCCTCGACCTGTACGAGTCCCTGGAGGGCATGAACGTACGCGTCGGCACCTCGCGCGTGGTCGGCGCCACCGACCCGTACTCGGAGCTGTGGGTCACCGTGAAACCGCACGAGAACCCGAACCGGCGCGGCGGCACGGTCTACACGTCCTACGACGACCAGAACACCGGGCGCCTGCAGATCCAGCAGCTCGCCCCGATCTCCGAGCGGCCCTTCCCGAAGGCGAACGTCGGCGACTCCCTTTCCGGCGGCGCCGAAGGCCCCCTGGACTTCAACCAGTTCGGCGGCTACACGCTGGTCGCGCGCACCCTGGGGAAGGTCACGGACAAGGGTCTCGTACGGGAGAAGACGCGGCGCCAGGCCAAGGGTGAGCTCGCTGTCGCGACGTACAACGTGGAGAACCTCGACCCGGGCGACCCGCAGACGAAGTTCGACGCGCTGGCCGGGGCCGTCGTCTCGAACCTCGCCTCGCCCGACATCCTCGCCCTGGAGGAGATCCAGGACGACAACGGCGCGAAGAACGACGGGACCGTCTCGGCGGAGGCGACCCTGAAGAAGTTCGCGGACGCGATCGTCGCCGCGGGCGGGCCCCGGTACGAGTGGCGGTCCATCGCCCCCGAGAACAACAAGGACGGCGGGGAGCCGGGCGGCAACATCCGTCAGGTGTTCCTCTTCAACCCCGACCGGGTCTCCTTCACAGACCGGGGCCAGGGGGACGCGACCACGGGCACGGATGTCGTACGGTCCTCCGGCGGGCGCGCGGCGCTGACGCTCTCCCCCGGGCGCGTCGACCCCGCGAACATCGCGTGGGAGGACAGCCGCAAGCCGCTGGCCGGGGAGTTCGCCTTCCGGGGGCGCAGCGTGATCGTGGTCGCCAACCACTTCGGGTCGAAGGGCGGCGACGAGGGTCTTACGTCACGGCACCAGCCGCCGGTGCGGTCGTCGGAGGCCAAGCGGCTTCGGCAGGCGCAGGCGGTGAACGCCTTCGTGCGGGACGTGCGGAAGGTGAACAAGAGCGCGGACGTGGTCGTCGTGGGCGACGTGAACGACTTCGAGTTCTCGCGGACGACGGCCGCGCTGGAGGCGGGCGGTGCACTGAAGTCCGCGGTCAAGTCCCTTCCCCGGTCGGAGCGTTACTCGTACGTCTACCAGGGCAACTCCCAGGTCCTCGACCAGATTCTGACGAGCCCCGGGGTGGGCAGGGGCTTCGCGTACGACAGCGTGCACATCAACGCGGAGTTCGCGGAGCAGAACAGTGATCATGACCCGCAGGTGCTGCGGTTCCGGCCGTAG
- a CDS encoding TetR family transcriptional regulator, with amino-acid sequence MARRYDPERRQRIIDAAIRVVADKGIGGLSHRSVAAEADVPLGSTTYHFKTLDDLLVAALRQANEGFAKTVTASGAFEDPRIDLADELAELLGQWLAGDRTELELEYELYLAALRKPALRAVAAECGDGLAEVLRRRTDPVTAQALVALVDGISLQVLLTGGRYDEAYAREVFGRLVPGAGAEGVAPGPGS; translated from the coding sequence ATGGCCCGGCGTTACGACCCCGAGCGGCGGCAGCGGATCATCGACGCCGCGATCCGGGTGGTGGCGGACAAGGGGATAGGCGGGCTCAGCCATCGCTCGGTCGCCGCCGAGGCCGACGTGCCGCTCGGTTCGACCACGTACCACTTCAAGACGCTCGACGACCTGCTGGTGGCCGCGCTGCGGCAGGCCAACGAAGGGTTCGCCAAGACGGTCACCGCGAGTGGCGCGTTCGAGGATCCGCGGATCGACCTCGCCGACGAGCTCGCCGAGCTGCTCGGTCAGTGGCTCGCCGGGGACCGCACGGAGCTGGAGCTGGAGTACGAGCTCTACCTGGCCGCCCTGCGCAAGCCCGCGCTGCGGGCCGTGGCGGCGGAGTGCGGGGACGGCCTCGCCGAGGTCCTGCGCCGCCGCACCGACCCCGTCACCGCACAGGCACTGGTCGCGCTCGTGGACGGCATCTCACTGCAGGTGCTGCTCACGGGCGGGCGGTACGACGAGGCGTACGCCCGCGAGGTGTTCGGGCGGCTTGTGCCGGGGGCGGGGGCGGAGGGCGTCGCCCCGGGGCCCGGTTCCTGA
- a CDS encoding bifunctional 3-phenylpropionate/cinnamic acid dioxygenase ferredoxin subunit: protein MTFVRACGLSELSEDTPKRVELDGTPVSVVHTEGEVFAINDICSHANVSLSEGEVEDCQIECWLHGSAFDLRTGKPSGLPATRPVPVYPVKIEGDDVLVSLTQES, encoded by the coding sequence ATGACATTCGTACGCGCCTGTGGCCTGAGCGAGCTGTCGGAGGACACCCCGAAGCGGGTGGAACTCGACGGCACGCCGGTCTCGGTCGTCCACACCGAGGGCGAGGTGTTCGCGATCAACGACATCTGCTCGCACGCGAACGTCTCCCTCTCCGAGGGCGAGGTGGAGGACTGCCAGATCGAGTGCTGGCTGCACGGCTCCGCCTTCGACCTTCGCACCGGCAAGCCGTCCGGCCTTCCCGCGACGCGCCCCGTCCCCGTATACCCCGTAAAGATCGAAGGGGACGATGTGCTCGTCTCCCTCACCCAGGAGTCCTGA
- the dapD gene encoding 2,3,4,5-tetrahydropyridine-2,6-dicarboxylate N-succinyltransferase codes for MTDTNASRTTGAVATGLATLTADGTVLDTWFPAPELVAEAGPAGTERLSAERAVQLLGDGAAKAIGQDARRGVETIAVRTVIASLDDKPLDAHDVYLRLHLLSHRLVKPHGVNLDGQFAFLANVAWTSLGPVAVDDVEKVRLNARAEGLHLAVTSVDKFPRMTDYVAPKGVRIADADRVRLGAHLAEGTTVMHEGFVNFNAGTLGTSMVEGRISAGVVVGDGSDIGGGASTMGTLSGGGNVRIVIGERCLIGAEAGVGIALGDECVVEAGLYVTAGTRVTMPDGQIVKARELSGASNILFRRNSVTGAVEARPNNAVWGGLNDVLHSHN; via the coding sequence ATGACCGACACGAACGCTTCCCGCACCACCGGCGCCGTTGCCACAGGCCTCGCCACTCTCACCGCCGACGGCACCGTTCTCGACACCTGGTTCCCCGCGCCCGAGCTCGTCGCCGAAGCGGGCCCCGCAGGCACCGAGCGGCTCTCCGCCGAGCGTGCCGTGCAGCTGCTCGGCGACGGCGCGGCCAAGGCCATCGGCCAGGACGCCCGCCGTGGCGTGGAGACCATCGCCGTCCGTACGGTCATCGCCTCCCTCGACGACAAGCCGCTTGACGCCCACGACGTCTACCTGCGCCTGCACCTGCTCTCGCACCGTCTGGTCAAGCCGCACGGTGTGAACCTCGACGGCCAGTTCGCCTTCCTGGCCAACGTCGCCTGGACCTCGCTCGGCCCGGTCGCCGTGGACGACGTCGAGAAGGTCAGGCTCAACGCCCGCGCCGAGGGCCTGCACCTCGCCGTGACCTCGGTCGACAAGTTCCCGCGCATGACCGACTACGTCGCGCCGAAGGGCGTCCGGATCGCCGACGCCGACCGCGTGCGGCTCGGCGCGCACCTCGCCGAGGGCACGACCGTCATGCACGAGGGCTTCGTGAACTTCAACGCGGGCACGCTCGGCACCTCCATGGTCGAGGGCCGCATCTCCGCCGGTGTCGTCGTCGGTGACGGCTCCGACATCGGTGGCGGCGCCTCCACGATGGGCACCCTCTCCGGCGGCGGCAACGTCCGCATCGTGATCGGCGAGCGCTGCCTGATCGGCGCCGAGGCGGGCGTCGGCATCGCGCTCGGTGACGAGTGCGTCGTCGAGGCCGGCCTGTACGTCACCGCGGGCACCCGCGTGACCATGCCCGACGGGCAGATCGTCAAGGCCCGTGAGCTCTCCGGCGCCTCGAACATCCTCTTCCGCCGCAACTCGGTCACCGGCGCCGTCGAGGCCCGCCCGAACAACGCGGTGTGGGGCGGTCTGAACGACGTGCTGCACAGCCACAACTGA
- a CDS encoding SRPBCC domain-containing protein gives MTAGKEFEIAREFEVDASPTEVWEAFTTGTGGWLWPMVEYEPREGGAAPFGGVVTRWEPPHRLTDRVDDPEGLPRGQIRNQLDRTIEPRDGGRRSWVRYVHSGVLTADWDNQYDAATKHTDFHLHTLRQYLTYFPGLPATFTGLDGPAPAAAPDALIRLGRRLGLPDDASEGARVRVDAPGERLDAMVDFRSRHFIGLRTDTALYRFFGRNHFGAPVAVSIHDFAPQADAKGTEMAWRDWLLRLYG, from the coding sequence ATGACCGCGGGCAAGGAGTTCGAGATCGCGCGGGAGTTCGAGGTCGACGCCTCTCCCACCGAGGTCTGGGAGGCGTTCACCACCGGCACCGGCGGCTGGCTGTGGCCCATGGTGGAGTACGAACCACGCGAGGGCGGCGCCGCCCCCTTCGGCGGCGTCGTCACCCGCTGGGAGCCCCCGCACCGCCTCACCGACCGCGTCGACGACCCCGAAGGTCTGCCGCGAGGCCAGATCCGCAACCAGCTCGACCGCACCATCGAGCCCCGCGACGGCGGCCGCCGCTCCTGGGTCCGCTACGTGCACAGCGGCGTCCTCACCGCCGACTGGGACAACCAGTACGACGCGGCCACCAAGCACACCGACTTCCACCTGCACACCCTGCGCCAGTACCTGACGTACTTCCCGGGCCTCCCCGCCACCTTCACCGGCCTCGACGGCCCGGCCCCCGCCGCCGCCCCGGACGCCCTCATCAGGCTCGGCCGCCGCCTCGGCCTTCCCGACGACGCGTCCGAGGGCGCCCGCGTACGCGTGGACGCCCCCGGTGAACGCCTCGACGCGATGGTCGACTTCCGCAGCAGGCACTTCATCGGCCTGCGTACGGACACCGCGCTCTACCGCTTCTTCGGCCGCAACCACTTCGGCGCCCCGGTCGCCGTCAGCATCCACGACTTCGCGCCGCAGGCGGACGCCAAGGGCACCGAAATGGCCTGGCGGGACTGGCTCCTCAGGCTCTACGGCTGA